tgaaaaaaaaaaaaaacaaaccatggagtcaagtgtgatggctcatgcctttaatctctgtactctggaggctgaggtaggattaccatgcatttgaggccagcgtggaaatgcagagtgagttccaggttaccctgggcgaGCCTTGGAAAAAGTAAGAAAACatatgaaaagaatataagagatgTATTACACACCAAAAGAACACCATTTTCTTGtaactttttatgagagagagagaaagagaaaaagagagaattgatgcacaagggcctccagacattgcagtTACATTGCCAATACACAAATATGTCACAtttttgcacacttgtgtcaccttgtacatctggcttacatgggacctgagagtcaaacatgggtccatagactttgcaggcgaacacctaaccagctctccagcccccaaaccaaaTGTTTGAATAATGtgtatagaaggagaagaacattAGGCCAATGACTATAAAGTATTCTctgtaaaattatagaagaaaaattccaaaGTATGGAAATAGTGTGCCCTTCCAGGTATAAGAGTATTTATAACACCAAATAAGACCAGAAAAGAAACTCCCTAATGTCATCTTacagtcaaaaaagaaaaaaggaatggtTTTGAAAGCTGAGATGGAAAACAGCAACTCACATAAAAGAAGGCCTGAGCATGACAATTGAAGGGTCTGGAAAGGTGTATTTTATGTATTGAAAGACCACAACTGCCAACCcaataggagaaagaaaaatttttcatgataaaagcaGACTAAGAGACTTTATGAGCATAACTCAGCTTTTCACAGAATACTAGACAGAATATTTTCCATGGAAGAGCAGGATAAACACCTTCTAGAGACTACAGGAGAGAAAAATAACCAATGCTAGGAaaactattaaacaatgaatactaagaaagcaccaaacaccaTAAAAGCTTCAATATGACAGGGACTAACTCACACTTTTCAGTAATAATTCTAAACATTAATAGTCCGGTTCTGCAATCAAGTGACTGACTAATAGACTGGGTTAGGAAACATGATCTGTCTTTTTCCTGCCTTCAAAATCTCATCTCTCCACAATGGAAAAAATATACTCCCAGCAAATGGACCCTGGAAACTACCTGCCATGCTCTTTTATTATCTGACCAAAAAGACTTCAcataaaaattaatcaaaatagaTACACAAGGCTACTTCTTACTGATTAAGGAAAGAGCCCACCAAGGGGGACATTGCAATTCTAAACAGACACACTAAACATAGCTgcacatgatttcattttttaaaaaaatctagatttTTAAAATCAGATTAATCCCAATTCAGTAATAGTGGGTGATATAAATCACTTACTCTTGCTGATTGACAAGCCATTTTGACAATAAAATAGGTTAAGTAGGGAATCATTAAACACTATAATCAAATGGACCTAGCAGACATTTACAGATTCCATTCAAACAATGCccactacacattcttttcagcagcccaggaaacattccctaaaatagatctCATAGTAGGATACAAAGCAAGTCTCAGCAaatttaggaaaactgaaatgaCCACAAGTATTTTATCCAACCACAATACactaaagctagaaattaacaagaagagAAACAACAACATATACATAAACTCTTGGATATTAAACAACATGCTACTGATAATAaatggtcattgaagaaatctagaaggaagtcaaaaaaatgtataaatataaatgaaaatggaaaaataaaacaacatagcAAGTTCTATGGGACtgaatgaaggcaatcctaagtgAGAAGTTTGTAGcataaatgcctacattacaaaatcagatataaaataaataacttaatggctTAATCTACCTGAAtgtcttgggggaaaaaaagaacaaaagcttttattttatagttGTTGTTAAACAATAATCCCAAATCCCTGAAAAGAAataagattagggcaaaaatgaatgaaatagaaataaaataaaacgttGATGGAAttaaagagttgtttttttttaaagataaacaatattgacaaacagtatgcaaaataaaccaaaacaatgaGAGGAAAAGACCCAAACAAgattagaaacaaaaatataggcataacagataccaaagaagtGGGGAGAATCATAAGAACATAGTTCAAAGACCTATATTCCACCAAAATGGAAAGCCAAGAGAATTGAATTATTTTCTACATGCATATGACCTATCAAACTTAAACTgagacaagacataaatagacttataacaagcatgGGGACTGACATCATAATAAAAAATTCTCCCAACCAAAATAAGTCCATGTCTAAATATGTTCACTACAGTAAAGTAGATCTGAAGCCACTGTTCCTCAAACTGTTACAGAAAATAGAAGAGGGCATTCTCGCCAaatctttctatgaagctagcatcacaccAATACCAAAAAGCAGACAGATACACAACCAAAATAAAAGTATACAGTAATGTCTCTCATGAGCatatagacacaaaaattctcagtaaaatacttgcaaactgtaTTCCagaacacatcaaaaatattattcagcTCAATCACATTGGCTTCATTCTATACATGCAGAAATGcataaatgtaatacatagtAAGCATATAATGCATAATATGCATAATATAAAATACCTAATAATTGTAAACTCCTGGAAAGAAATCAAATGATGATTTCAACAAACACAGAAAAGGCTATTAAGAAAATTCAGTTTCCCTCTGTGTAAAAAATACTGGAGAGGAGAGGGATTGAGGGACCATACCTCAGCACAGTAAGTTTATCTATAACAAAAGTATAGCCAACATTGTCCTAAATGGAGAAAACCTCAAGAATTCCCTCTAAGATCTGAAACAAGACAAAAGTATGCATTCTTTCTACTACTACTTAATATGGTTGATGTATTTGCTATAGCAGTaagaccaaagaaacaaaagagatataaattggGATGGAAGTCAAATTTGccaatgatatgattctatacatatgtGACTCTAAagactccattaaaaaaaaaaaaaaacaaggattatactaagtgaggtaccccaggcccagaaagccaagtgccacatgttctccctcatatgtggatcctagctacagatgattgggcttctgtgtgagaaggaaaaaaaatcaatagcagaggccagtacgtTAAAAAGGAGatctaaagggaagagaaaggaagggaagagggtacttaataggttggtattgtatgtatgtaagtaaaatgattgagatagggaggggatatgatggagaatggaatttcaaaggggaaagcaggggggagggagggtattaccatgggatattttttataatcatgtaaaatgttaataaaaattgagaaaaataaaactttgtcaggcatggtggtatatgcctttagtcccagcacttgggaggcagaggtaggaagatcaccacaagtttgaagccaccctgagaccacatagtgaattccaggtccacctggactagagtgagtttccacctcaaaaattaaaacaaaacaaaaaccctctggAGATTTTTAGGAAAAAGTTTTATGAAAAATCAGCACCATTCTTACATAACAATTATAAGtacaacaagaagaaagaaaccaaggGAACAGTCTCAGAATATCCCTAATCAAGGAAGCAAAAGAGCTCtacagaaaaaggaaggaaggaaggaaggaaggaaggaaagaaggaaggaaggaaggaaggaaggaaggaagagagggagggagggagggagggagggagggagggaagggaaggaaggaagaaagagaaagaaagaaacagattctAGGCCAagcctggtggtacacacctctaatcccgaCAGTCAGGattaggtagaaggatcactgagagctcgaggccaccctgagactacataatgaattccaggtcaatctgagccagcgtgagaaccctaccttgaaaaaccaaaaaaaaaaaaaaattaatactccaaaggagaaaatttaagaaaacacaaaatatagAAAGACACTTCCATGCTTTTAgattagaattaatattgtgaaaatagccatCTTACTGAAACCAATGTACAGATTCAGTGCAATGTCAGTCaaaattccagcaccattcttcacataaatagaaaatgaatcttaaaattcatatggaagacgTCTAGGTGCGAGCTGGTGAAGCTGAGCCGTGATGTTACAGATTGAAGGCCTCACTCCGAAGCTGGACCTGGAGGAGATGAAACACAAGATGCATGAGGACATGCTCTCCTCCATACAGAACTTCCTCATCTACGTGGCCCTGCTGCGAGTCACTCCATTTATCTTGAAGAAATTGGACAGCATATGAAGATGGGCAGTTGCATGAAAATACATGACATGAGGAACGTGGCTACAGTTTCTACCCTATCCTTAATTAATTGGCCCAGAAAGGTGTAAGAAGTGCTTGAATGGACAAAAAATTCTACTTGCAAGAACAAGTGGGGCTGTGGTAACTGGCCTTCAtagctaaaatataaataagttggGAAGTACAAAAAGATGTTGGTGCCCTTATTCCTGTGATACTTGGCCTCTGTGAGTGTTGACATAACTGTAAATAATGTCTGACTCCACTTTCCAGCCAGTGTGATTTTAAGTGGATTGTGTCTTGAGCAGTAGTGTCTCAGCAGTCACTTCTGTCTACATTTTACTTCTGTGCAGAGTGTATTTGTGAAGATGAGTTTTATGGAAGTGAGAACACACAATGACACAGAAGCACAGAACCATtagtctatatttttatttattttatttttttgctcaatttttattatcaatttccatgattataaaaattatcccatggtaaaaccctccctACCCccgtctctttcccctttgaaattccattctccatcatatcccctccccatctcaatcagtctctcttttattttgatgtcatgatctttccctcctcttatgatggtcttgtgaaggtagtgtcaggcactatgaggtcatggatatccaggccattttatgtctggagggagcactttgtaaggcgtcctacccttcctttggctctttcattccttccgccacctcttctgcattagaccctgagccttggaaggtgtgatcaagatgttactcagtactccagtcacttctttccaacactgtGTTACCTTCTGGGTTGTCCCaaagtcacttccatctgaaaagagaagattctctacccaaagtgagagtagcgttaatataagggtataaatattaagcgaagtgcttactgggcagtttgataagcatagtatatatatttttccagacatcagcagatgttacactcctagggctcatgactacccctgttttacgttttcagtatcagggatgtgtttcctcccatggagcaggctgccagtccaattggagggcagttggtttccaccatgacagacatgccactattgcatctgttggctcatttggccaggctggccaattataaggcttgcagtgttcattgttgagtatcttcactggtggtatctctctcccattgaaccacatgtagaatggcttcttccagctttctgtcagctggtcttagtctatatttttaataaacatacCAATGCAGAAAAAAATTCATGTGGGAGCAAAATGACCCCAGATAGCTAAAACTAAACTCAGCAAATAGAATATTGTTTTTAGTATCAGCATGCCTGCattcaagttatactacagaaccgtagtaataaaacagcatagtactgacaCAAAaccagacacgtagatcaatgaaatagaagaCCAAAGTATAAGTCAGTTTTACtatagccatttgatttttgacaaagatgccaaaaatgtaaatttgagaaagatagcatttcaacaaatggtgcttggaaaaaATAGATATCTATATTcataaaatgaaactagatctttTTTTCATCCTgcatgaaaatcaactccaaatgtatcaaggacctcaatataatacctgaaGCTCTGAAATAGCCAGAAGAAAAAGTATGGAGAAGTCTTCAAGATACAGGTATATGGAAGGACTTCCTGCATATGACCCAAGTTGCCCAGAAAATAAGGAAAGCAATCCACAAATAGGACTTTGTGAAAGTCAAAAGCTATTGTTCAGCAAAGCAAACTGttaactgaggcaagaggacccaCACAAGGGAAGAAACTTTTCACcatctatacatctgacagaggactaatatctagaatatacaaagaactcaaaacactgaACAATTAAAATTCAAACTAGTCAGTGTACTTCTTCACTCCAAGCAGCCTGCATGATATACTCCAGTACTCACCAGTCTTCCTGTGGTTCTCGCAATAATATTGCAAAGGTAACAAGGGTTTGAGCCAGCTGGGAGCCATCTGCTATGCTGGCCTTGCCACATCCATATTCCTTGTACTCAGTTTGTGTTCAAGCAAGCCTTATACTACCCCTAGGGCCCTGGTGGTTATTCTCCCATTTTCCCCATGAAGCAGAATCTTTCTCCTTCTGTGGACCTCAGCTTAAGTATATATGCTCACTTCTTACCCTATAGTCAGTTATCATAGTCAGCTTTATGCTGTTGGGATGAACttataaaccaggcacagtttatgggaggaatagatttattgaagcttacagatccagggaaggttccataatggtggaagaattTGGCCCTCTTTCATGGGACTATGCAGAGAGAGATAGCACCAACAATTTCGTAAGAAAGcatactccaggaaccccaggcaaagctcaatcaatctgcatacctttagtctgTAATTTAGATCCATCCCtagaaatattttagggctggaccccaagatccacccacattgacacctcctccagccaggcagctggagatctaagttagaAGCTTTAATAagctgaatctactgggggcatccattcaaactaccaacaGTAGCCTTCTGGGTTAGGCCTTTCCTTGCCATCACCAGTGTCCTAGCAGGTGCACTTGCTTGTTGTATATGTGTCTCTAGTGCACAACAGGCTCTGTAACTGCAGAGAGTTTCCTTCTCCACTCTGCATTCCAGTACCTGCTATAGCAGTGGGTGGCTGGCATGTTTAGACATACAAGAAAGATGTGCTAGGTCACAGTTGACAAAGCATGTGGGAAGACAAAGACTCGAAGCTTTCCTCATCCTATGCCAAAGACAAAAATTCATATCTTAAATTTGACCTGATCACAACAGCATCTTTCTCGGATTCCATCTTTAACCTCCACCCAACCCCCCACGTCAACCCTCATGTTAGAATTTCCAGTGCTTAGAATGTGCCATAAACCTTGGTGTCTGGCTCTTGCAGTACCTCAAGCCTACCTGCCCTGCTGCTTTCTAGCCACCTTGTCTTTACCTTCTCTCTCATGTATTACCCTCATGCAGTTCTCCTGGAACCATACACCTCATGCccctatatcttcattatcttaAATTTCCCTACATTGGTTTTTCCTGTGGATCCTGCACTACATTACACCCCCAGTGCCCTGCACTGAATTTGCCACACTGGTCACTAGttgattatttttgtatttctcttaTCTTCTTTAGGACTTA
The genomic region above belongs to Jaculus jaculus isolate mJacJac1 chromosome 5, mJacJac1.mat.Y.cur, whole genome shotgun sequence and contains:
- the LOC101595164 gene encoding mitochondrial import receptor subunit TOM5 homolog, which translates into the protein MLQIEGLTPKLDLEEMKHKMHEDMLSSIQNFLIYVALLRVTPFILKKLDSI